In one window of Leptospira sp. GIMC2001 DNA:
- a CDS encoding YceI family protein, with product MRQLYSFLILGFSAFMIQGDLHAQEKVFTEQEHCIAWRASKKMFLLSNSAPVGKNCSITTSATKLAGGIVLKGTFPVNKFDSDEPTRDEEVTELLGGKENPTMFLESEPLSTQRIKKIMNDSDSVAGKLTINGKQHPVIFTVKGFTQDGNIFYQGNLKTKLSTFGITPPTVAGGVIADVRDEIELLFQFQKTKINGHP from the coding sequence ATGAGACAACTTTACAGCTTTTTAATTCTAGGTTTTAGCGCATTTATGATTCAGGGTGATCTGCATGCTCAAGAAAAAGTTTTCACGGAACAAGAGCACTGTATTGCTTGGAGAGCGAGCAAGAAAATGTTTTTACTTAGTAATTCAGCACCGGTCGGTAAGAATTGCTCGATTACTACTTCAGCAACTAAATTAGCTGGAGGAATAGTTCTGAAAGGAACATTTCCTGTAAATAAATTTGATAGCGACGAACCAACTCGAGACGAGGAAGTCACCGAACTTCTGGGTGGTAAAGAAAATCCGACTATGTTTCTCGAATCGGAACCTTTGTCAACGCAACGCATCAAGAAAATCATGAATGATAGCGATTCAGTTGCTGGAAAATTGACAATCAATGGAAAACAACATCCAGTAATTTTTACCGTGAAGGGTTTCACTCAAGATGGCAATATTTTCTATCAAGGAAATTTAAAAACTAAATTATCTACCTTTGGGATCACCCCACCAACTGTTGCTGGAGGAGTAATTGCAGATGTGCGTGACGAGATAGAATTGCTTTTCCAGTTTCAGAAAACGAAAATTAACGGGCATCCTTAA
- a CDS encoding acyl-CoA dehydrogenase family protein → MDLEISQEVKDIQARAKAFVEEVAIPAEDKYDYARGRMPEDLVQDLRKEAKKRGLWTAHLPKSEGGLGLDLVGTALFFSELGRSPIAPYLCNCDAPDEGNMHLLHLAASEEQKEKYYRPLVEGKIRSAFAMTEPPPGAGSDPTSLATNAVKDGDHYVINGRKWYCTGANGAAFLIVMAKVNDSFRRTTMFLVPTDAKGYTMVQEIDVLGSHGPGGHCELNFDNVRVHESQILGKVAEGFRLSQERLGPARLTHCMRWIGLSRRSMEIAREYAIGRHLFGGKLADQQGIQWMFAEAGLKIESGYLLTLKAADLLRKGQDARQAISLAKWQVSETLNHCVDLAIQVCGSHGYSRYMKLELFYRDARAARIADGPTETHKMVIGRNLVTGKFGF, encoded by the coding sequence ATGGATTTAGAAATTTCACAAGAAGTCAAAGACATCCAGGCTCGTGCTAAGGCCTTTGTTGAGGAAGTTGCTATTCCCGCGGAAGATAAATACGATTATGCGCGTGGACGAATGCCCGAGGATCTTGTACAAGACCTCCGCAAAGAGGCTAAAAAGCGAGGATTGTGGACAGCCCATCTTCCCAAGTCAGAGGGCGGTTTGGGACTTGATCTTGTGGGAACTGCATTGTTTTTCAGTGAACTCGGTAGATCTCCGATAGCTCCTTATTTATGCAATTGCGATGCACCTGATGAAGGCAATATGCATTTACTGCATCTTGCCGCAAGTGAAGAACAAAAAGAAAAATACTATAGACCGTTAGTTGAAGGAAAAATTCGATCTGCTTTTGCTATGACGGAACCACCGCCTGGAGCAGGATCAGATCCAACTAGCCTTGCAACTAACGCAGTAAAAGATGGCGACCATTATGTTATCAACGGTCGCAAATGGTATTGCACAGGTGCCAATGGAGCTGCCTTCTTAATTGTTATGGCAAAAGTGAATGATAGTTTTCGTCGTACAACGATGTTCCTGGTTCCAACCGATGCAAAAGGTTATACAATGGTGCAAGAAATTGACGTGCTTGGATCTCATGGACCGGGTGGACATTGTGAACTGAATTTTGATAATGTACGAGTTCATGAATCTCAGATTTTGGGCAAGGTAGCAGAAGGATTTCGTTTATCTCAAGAGAGACTTGGACCTGCTCGTTTAACGCATTGTATGCGATGGATTGGACTCTCCCGTCGATCAATGGAAATCGCAAGAGAATATGCCATTGGGCGCCATTTATTTGGAGGTAAACTCGCTGATCAACAAGGGATTCAGTGGATGTTTGCCGAAGCTGGTTTGAAAATTGAATCTGGATATTTATTGACTCTAAAAGCTGCCGATCTATTGCGAAAAGGACAAGATGCACGCCAGGCAATCTCTCTTGCCAAATGGCAAGTAAGCGAAACCCTCAATCATTGCGTTGACCTTGCGATTCAAGTTTGCGGATCTCATGGATACAGCCGTTATATGAAGCTTGAGTTGTTCTATAGGGATGCACGTGCTGCAAGAATCGCTGACGGTCCAACCGAAACTCATAAAATGGTGATTGGACGCAATTTAGTTACAGGGAAATTTGGATTTTAA
- a CDS encoding acyl-CoA dehydrogenase family protein has translation MIQANYYEKNDDLKEHFEHIIDWKEIVDIYENNFADAKEYSKSGNSRLEMAPNNLEEAIQFYQEILRSAGEVSGMYVSQAAQEIDYKGLNFENGVVTHPEIMVEMIRKYQEAGLIPVAFQRKYGGLGVPNVVKAIITEIMYRSDTSTTIATSSIGLAVILEKVATEEMCQELIPKFIDENYSGTMGLSEPDFGSDLPEVKTKAIPDPNNPGKWLLTGNKRYQTLACGVNGGPGMTLVLARTGTPESGARGLSFFIAENKDYEITGIEKKLGLKASATCEVAYENTPAILVGQQNYGLVKYVMGMLNGARLSVSSQGTGISTAAFCEAEKYAKERIQFGKPIIEIPAVKKMLDYMEREIAAMRCFMIEAAYSVDKYLWIQDRNLPKDSPEFIEAKFWEKVANTLTPISKYYNSETGIQVVNTGLQVLGGAGYTEDYDLARLYRDIRITNIYDGTTQIQVNAAIGGITAGMSASGVFREYIERLEKQGSGSKMVQSIKKSFEEVVTTFKNIESRETKEKYSFEVVESAARLLLSLLMDRAYAKSSEERKAVREKWNQAFHIDSLAICQSNLLKLNHPS, from the coding sequence ATGATACAAGCAAACTATTACGAAAAAAACGATGACCTTAAAGAACATTTTGAACACATAATTGATTGGAAAGAAATCGTTGATATATACGAAAACAATTTTGCGGATGCAAAGGAATATTCTAAATCTGGAAATTCTAGATTGGAAATGGCTCCAAATAATCTTGAGGAAGCAATCCAGTTTTATCAAGAAATTCTTCGATCGGCTGGTGAAGTCTCTGGAATGTATGTCTCTCAAGCGGCTCAAGAAATTGATTACAAAGGACTGAATTTTGAAAACGGCGTTGTTACACATCCAGAGATCATGGTGGAGATGATTCGGAAGTACCAAGAAGCTGGTTTGATTCCCGTTGCATTCCAGAGAAAATATGGTGGGCTTGGAGTACCAAATGTTGTCAAAGCTATCATTACTGAGATTATGTATAGATCTGACACTTCGACAACTATTGCCACTTCAAGCATTGGGCTTGCAGTAATCTTAGAAAAGGTCGCAACTGAGGAAATGTGTCAAGAACTCATTCCGAAATTTATTGACGAAAATTATTCTGGAACAATGGGTCTATCAGAACCCGATTTCGGATCTGATTTGCCTGAAGTAAAAACGAAAGCTATTCCCGATCCTAACAATCCAGGAAAATGGCTACTAACGGGAAATAAACGATACCAGACTCTTGCTTGCGGTGTGAATGGCGGTCCAGGTATGACTTTGGTTCTTGCAAGAACAGGAACTCCTGAGTCTGGTGCAAGAGGATTATCATTCTTTATCGCTGAGAACAAGGATTATGAAATCACGGGAATAGAAAAAAAACTCGGTCTCAAAGCCTCAGCAACATGTGAAGTTGCCTATGAAAACACTCCTGCAATTCTCGTAGGCCAACAAAACTATGGGCTAGTGAAATATGTTATGGGAATGTTGAACGGAGCGAGACTGAGCGTATCCAGCCAAGGAACTGGTATCTCGACTGCAGCATTTTGTGAAGCAGAGAAATATGCAAAAGAAAGAATTCAGTTCGGCAAACCAATTATAGAAATTCCAGCAGTTAAGAAGATGTTGGATTACATGGAGCGAGAAATCGCTGCTATGCGATGTTTTATGATAGAAGCCGCTTATTCTGTTGACAAGTATTTATGGATTCAAGACCGAAATCTTCCGAAAGATAGTCCAGAATTTATTGAAGCAAAATTTTGGGAAAAAGTTGCGAACACTTTGACACCCATATCAAAATACTACAATTCGGAGACAGGAATTCAAGTTGTAAATACAGGATTGCAGGTATTGGGTGGGGCAGGCTATACAGAAGACTATGATCTTGCTCGCCTATATCGTGATATCCGAATAACAAATATCTACGATGGTACAACCCAGATTCAAGTCAATGCTGCAATTGGTGGAATTACAGCTGGAATGTCAGCAAGTGGAGTTTTCCGAGAATACATTGAAAGATTAGAAAAACAGGGTAGTGGATCTAAAATGGTTCAATCCATCAAGAAAAGCTTTGAAGAAGTTGTGACTACTTTTAAAAATATTGAATCTCGAGAAACCAAAGAGAAGTATTCATTTGAAGTGGTGGAGTCTGCTGCAAGGTTGCTATTGAGCTTACTTATGGATCGAGCTTATGCAAAATCTAGCGAAGAGAGAAAAGCTGTTAGAGAAAAATGGAATCAAGCTTTTCACATTGATTCTCTTGCGATCTGTCAGAGTAACCTACTCAAATTGAATCATCCGTCTTGA
- a CDS encoding tetratricopeptide repeat protein, with translation MILFSFRFIAGFPYRLLAAVFFVFFLNQCSFPIKHADALEVDDKFIFLDSRSVPIQQMRNPDMARSNLKILMALSNPDFAEKNNLAVLHAKAGQLDLAEKSFRSLLIPKPKDYTPFLNLVRMYYIIEEYSEARSFVSDWVRREGIQLEEFKRILDLFYKSYRLKERGMLLEAVEKIPGFELYAWIELSKYFLNERDLSSTEYYLQNILTLSPFDEDALMGMAELSLDMRRWQELVDYGKALNLTPNGKKKSFFYIAKGYFELGNYKEALSWIDKTPEMERANLEFLILWRDTILVSNPRASLEPIRKFFRIIQANGYEESEEAFLPTLYPKGREVMEGLIK, from the coding sequence ATGATTTTATTTAGCTTTAGATTTATTGCAGGATTTCCATACCGTTTATTAGCTGCGGTCTTTTTTGTCTTTTTCTTGAACCAATGTTCATTTCCCATCAAACACGCAGATGCTTTAGAAGTTGATGATAAATTTATATTTCTAGACAGCCGATCCGTTCCCATTCAGCAAATGAGAAATCCTGACATGGCTCGGAGTAATTTAAAAATATTGATGGCGTTATCCAATCCAGATTTTGCTGAGAAAAACAATTTAGCAGTCCTACACGCAAAGGCTGGGCAATTGGATCTTGCGGAAAAGTCCTTTCGTTCTCTGCTCATCCCTAAACCGAAAGACTATACCCCATTTTTAAATCTCGTTCGCATGTACTATATCATTGAAGAATATTCGGAAGCGAGATCATTTGTATCGGATTGGGTTCGGCGCGAAGGAATTCAACTCGAGGAATTCAAAAGGATTCTAGATTTATTTTATAAATCCTATCGACTCAAAGAACGTGGTATGCTTTTGGAAGCAGTAGAGAAAATTCCTGGATTCGAATTGTATGCTTGGATCGAATTATCTAAATATTTTTTGAATGAAAGAGATTTATCTTCGACTGAATATTATCTACAGAATATTTTAACACTCAGCCCCTTTGATGAAGATGCGTTAATGGGAATGGCTGAGTTAAGTCTGGATATGCGAAGGTGGCAGGAATTGGTGGACTATGGTAAGGCACTGAATCTAACACCCAATGGTAAGAAGAAATCTTTTTTCTATATCGCGAAGGGATATTTTGAGTTGGGCAATTACAAAGAAGCTCTTTCTTGGATTGACAAGACTCCAGAAATGGAGAGAGCCAATTTAGAATTTCTTATTCTCTGGCGAGATACAATATTGGTTTCTAATCCAAGAGCTTCACTTGAGCCAATCCGTAAATTCTTTCGCATAATTCAAGCAAATGGATATGAAGAATCCGAAGAAGCTTTTCTTCCCACTCTGTATCCCAAGGGCCGTGAAGTTATGGAGGGATTGATCAAATGA
- a CDS encoding tetratricopeptide repeat protein gives MGDLNPKKIFNQAVSKESEGNRDAAIQLYQSVLKQDPNFLQAWLNLGSLFFKMDRLDESIKALKAALKIDRRYLQGHLLLAQIYKELDQEKQTEIYLTNAYKIDPKNKFALGALSMFYYDKGLFAESLKMVNQYLNFYPDDKNLKILRTDILAKQGNYKESLNELTELVQKDMSFVAFQNTVKKSLSGEDEIMRKHVDDLAKKTKSKIREFRAKLDLSKENPEDFAPPDPQDAMDLSLLYLFQGDSEKAMKYLVYAKKANEESKKER, from the coding sequence ATGGGCGATCTAAATCCCAAAAAAATATTCAACCAGGCTGTTTCTAAGGAATCGGAAGGGAATCGAGATGCGGCAATTCAGCTCTACCAATCTGTCTTAAAACAAGATCCAAACTTTTTGCAAGCATGGTTGAACCTGGGTTCTTTGTTTTTTAAGATGGATCGCCTGGATGAATCGATCAAAGCTCTAAAGGCTGCTCTCAAAATCGATCGTCGATATCTTCAAGGGCATCTTTTACTCGCCCAAATCTATAAAGAACTAGATCAAGAGAAACAAACTGAAATCTATCTCACGAATGCATACAAAATAGATCCGAAAAATAAATTTGCCTTAGGAGCCTTGTCTATGTTTTATTACGACAAAGGACTGTTTGCTGAAAGTCTAAAAATGGTTAATCAATATCTCAATTTTTATCCTGATGATAAGAATTTAAAGATACTAAGAACAGATATTCTTGCAAAGCAAGGAAATTATAAAGAGAGTCTCAATGAACTTACAGAACTTGTACAGAAAGATATGAGTTTTGTTGCTTTTCAAAATACTGTAAAAAAATCTCTCTCAGGTGAAGACGAGATTATGAGAAAGCATGTGGATGATTTGGCTAAGAAAACAAAATCCAAGATTCGGGAATTCCGAGCGAAATTGGATCTTTCTAAAGAAAATCCAGAAGATTTTGCACCGCCTGACCCACAAGATGCAATGGATCTCAGTCTTCTTTATCTATTCCAAGGCGATTCAGAAAAAGCGATGAAATATTTGGTCTATGCAAAAAAAGCCAATGAAGAATCTAAGAAGGAGAGATGA
- a CDS encoding septal ring lytic transglycosylase RlpA family protein, which produces MKKILWILPAILFWTVACTSTDSTRRKVSASGDPEDIFFEKSMNSNDAVAKSVQDDLQPSSIAKFDLPEKKPDTTGNFDEVGYSSWYGNKYQGRPTASGEPFDSTKLTAAHRTLPMGSIVKVQNLENQKEAMVRVNDRGPFVDGRILDVSEKAAEILNFKEQGITKVGLTVVKKGDSNEKFEELDDSDIDDEAELVDDTNRTEKLTPKKESGIASSNANKPKGYTVQVGVFRDQNRASKYKDMMKNNYGQDVFVFSREDGYVVQMGDFASKEKAEALKSKLRYNGVECFIPRK; this is translated from the coding sequence ATGAAAAAAATACTTTGGATCCTTCCTGCCATTTTATTTTGGACAGTTGCATGTACGAGTACAGATAGTACGCGAAGAAAGGTATCGGCGTCGGGTGATCCCGAAGATATCTTCTTTGAAAAGTCCATGAATTCAAATGATGCGGTAGCTAAATCGGTTCAGGATGATTTACAACCATCATCAATTGCAAAATTTGATCTACCAGAAAAGAAACCGGATACAACCGGGAATTTTGACGAAGTCGGATATTCTTCATGGTATGGCAATAAATATCAAGGTCGACCAACAGCAAGTGGTGAACCATTTGACTCAACTAAGCTAACAGCCGCTCATCGAACTCTTCCCATGGGTTCCATTGTAAAAGTTCAGAACTTAGAAAATCAGAAAGAGGCGATGGTTCGTGTCAATGATAGAGGGCCTTTCGTAGATGGAAGAATCTTGGACGTTTCGGAAAAAGCTGCGGAAATCCTCAATTTCAAAGAACAGGGAATCACGAAAGTCGGACTTACTGTCGTTAAAAAAGGGGATTCGAATGAAAAATTTGAAGAACTAGATGATAGCGATATCGATGATGAGGCAGAATTAGTAGATGATACGAATCGTACCGAAAAACTAACTCCAAAGAAAGAATCTGGAATAGCATCTTCAAACGCTAATAAACCTAAGGGATATACAGTTCAAGTTGGTGTTTTTCGTGATCAGAACAGAGCAAGCAAGTATAAGGATATGATGAAAAACAATTATGGACAAGATGTATTCGTTTTCTCAAGAGAAGATGGATATGTTGTTCAAATGGGTGATTTTGCTTCAAAAGAAAAGGCAGAAGCTCTCAAATCCAAGTTGCGATACAATGGAGTTGAGTGTTTTATACCTAGAAAGTAA
- a CDS encoding SpoIIE family protein phosphatase codes for MDPSNITLDNILFNYYSFGSLLVVVLTFLLGFFFLTLKGKTAATYQLGIGMVLMCLFQMGYFLAAFIYHPISAYHRWITVGIILPLILHLGQFLLRWPSNENKKLADIMLIVNWIIAIVATVYFVYSTTSSDKIYHFTAHHWDFDAVNPSKYLSFIISFSIVVNFIILPIWRAFHLQGRKRWTLVAYMTSLLIGSGIPNTLNVLSRDGSIERSTYLTALVLLLYFAFFLITVIFINSSTERTTFMIKIVGISLVTVMLIFEQLALIYDQEKEDQYNKISIATIKKALAEDSIPDSISFVISYPKDSSGLVYKKYNPEIRLDLPMVKTDMENSRIFEDISNLNAKGFRSRLKYLLESTGAEFEGYKLSTLQFLDDNQSLSDEDLKSAIFEFFNKINKTTFVASSKLGDMPADENFCKNAVAFIEKTQGLDSFEVAINKKLQDCKWEGAELETAELRSQILKYFRYFKSAETRHYRKSLSSIEHYVAFMIYNPKDKSMVEVGLPYVEYRKVMNRSAQKEMMLMFVALLVLLVAFPLFFKISLVTPLNELLSGVEKVNDGDLDVKVPIHVNDEVGFLADSFNKMVSSIKEARRQLEDYAENLEQKVQERTKEVQEKMEEVQKLKVQQDGDYFLTSLLAKPLYFNANKSKFIQTDFFVKQKKTFEFRKKTGDLGGDISVTGNLKLGGSENFRRYTVAINGDAMGKSMQGAGGSLVMGVVMNSIMARSAGNKRILNRTPEEWLADVYEETNSVFKSFNGTMVISATIFMVDDETGEVWYFNAEHPFTVLYRDGKASFIEKELLLRKLGLDSEIPFEVRKFQLLPGDTIIMGTDGRDDIDLTPDQDFRTMNEDEEIFLKHVEEAQADIYKIEEILRSKGDLTDDLSLLRLNFQHDGHSKQDSNDGIAALESEHSELDGSSGDSFSPDESEEWERKYTTEGAYDEGRKLYKQGEIESAIEVMYKAYSADNTDPKLNKLLSLLTFKGRDYDKAVDVLDVYLKQDPDAGEFWYYLSVAQKKLGDYQRALDAGMKSYSFQQDFLSNLINIADLNRLLGNMDESRDFAKKAESIEPDNKNVKKLFQLIEKNV; via the coding sequence ATGGATCCAAGCAATATTACTTTAGACAATATACTTTTCAATTATTACTCATTTGGTAGTTTGCTCGTTGTAGTCTTAACTTTTTTACTGGGATTTTTCTTCTTAACTCTAAAAGGTAAAACTGCGGCAACTTATCAGCTCGGAATCGGTATGGTGCTCATGTGCCTATTCCAGATGGGATATTTCCTTGCTGCATTTATCTACCATCCAATCAGCGCATACCATCGATGGATAACTGTCGGTATAATTCTGCCATTGATTTTGCATTTGGGTCAGTTCCTTCTAAGATGGCCAAGCAACGAAAACAAAAAACTTGCAGACATCATGCTGATAGTAAACTGGATCATTGCGATTGTCGCTACAGTTTATTTTGTTTATTCGACAACTTCTAGTGATAAGATTTATCACTTCACAGCGCATCATTGGGACTTTGATGCCGTTAACCCTTCAAAATATCTAAGCTTTATCATTTCCTTTTCCATCGTTGTCAATTTTATAATTCTTCCTATTTGGAGAGCCTTCCATCTTCAAGGAAGGAAGCGATGGACATTAGTTGCTTATATGACTTCACTTCTAATTGGGTCGGGAATTCCGAATACATTAAACGTGCTAAGTCGAGATGGGTCTATTGAAAGGTCAACGTATCTAACCGCACTCGTTTTACTTCTTTATTTTGCATTCTTTCTGATCACAGTCATCTTCATCAATTCTAGTACAGAACGTACGACTTTCATGATCAAGATTGTGGGAATCTCACTTGTTACGGTGATGTTGATCTTCGAACAGCTCGCTCTAATCTATGATCAAGAGAAAGAAGATCAGTACAACAAAATTAGTATTGCAACAATCAAGAAAGCATTAGCCGAAGACAGTATTCCCGATAGCATTAGCTTTGTTATATCCTATCCAAAAGACAGCTCAGGACTTGTTTACAAAAAATACAATCCAGAGATTCGATTGGATCTTCCAATGGTCAAGACAGATATGGAGAATAGTCGAATATTCGAAGATATCTCCAATCTCAATGCTAAGGGTTTTCGTTCTCGATTGAAATATTTATTGGAATCCACTGGCGCTGAATTTGAAGGTTACAAACTTTCAACGCTTCAATTCCTTGATGATAATCAATCGCTCAGCGATGAAGATCTCAAATCAGCGATTTTTGAATTTTTTAATAAAATCAACAAAACGACATTCGTTGCATCAAGTAAACTCGGAGATATGCCAGCAGATGAGAATTTCTGTAAGAATGCAGTTGCATTTATTGAGAAAACTCAAGGTCTTGATTCTTTCGAAGTTGCGATAAATAAGAAATTGCAAGATTGCAAATGGGAAGGCGCTGAACTAGAAACGGCAGAACTAAGAAGCCAAATACTGAAGTATTTTCGCTACTTTAAATCAGCAGAAACACGACATTATCGAAAGAGTTTATCATCTATAGAGCATTATGTTGCGTTCATGATCTACAATCCGAAAGACAAGTCTATGGTTGAAGTAGGTTTGCCATATGTAGAATATAGAAAAGTGATGAATCGTTCAGCTCAGAAAGAAATGATGCTAATGTTTGTTGCATTGCTTGTTCTATTGGTTGCTTTTCCTTTATTCTTCAAAATCAGTCTTGTGACACCACTCAACGAATTACTCTCAGGTGTTGAGAAAGTAAATGATGGTGATCTAGATGTGAAAGTTCCTATTCATGTAAATGATGAAGTTGGATTCCTTGCTGACTCCTTTAACAAAATGGTTTCCTCTATAAAGGAAGCAAGACGTCAATTGGAAGATTACGCAGAGAATCTAGAACAAAAAGTTCAAGAAAGAACCAAAGAAGTTCAAGAAAAAATGGAAGAAGTCCAGAAGTTGAAAGTTCAACAAGATGGTGACTATTTCCTTACTTCTCTTCTTGCGAAACCATTGTATTTCAACGCAAATAAATCGAAATTCATTCAAACAGACTTTTTTGTAAAACAAAAGAAAACATTTGAGTTCAGAAAGAAGACTGGTGATCTTGGTGGAGATATTTCAGTTACGGGTAACCTAAAGTTAGGTGGATCTGAGAACTTTCGTAGATACACTGTTGCGATCAATGGGGATGCCATGGGCAAATCCATGCAAGGAGCCGGCGGTTCTCTAGTTATGGGAGTTGTAATGAACTCGATCATGGCAAGATCTGCTGGTAACAAAAGAATTCTAAACAGAACTCCAGAAGAATGGCTAGCAGACGTTTACGAAGAAACCAACTCCGTATTCAAATCGTTCAATGGCACCATGGTTATTTCTGCCACAATCTTCATGGTTGATGATGAGACAGGAGAAGTATGGTATTTCAATGCAGAGCATCCTTTTACAGTATTGTATAGAGATGGTAAAGCTTCTTTTATTGAGAAAGAGCTTCTCTTAAGAAAATTAGGATTGGATTCCGAAATACCTTTTGAAGTGAGAAAATTCCAACTTCTTCCGGGCGACACAATCATCATGGGAACAGATGGAAGGGATGATATTGATTTAACTCCCGATCAAGATTTCCGCACTATGAACGAAGATGAAGAGATCTTCTTGAAACATGTCGAAGAAGCCCAAGCTGATATTTACAAAATTGAAGAAATCCTAAGAAGTAAAGGAGATCTAACGGACGACTTATCGTTGTTACGTTTAAATTTTCAACACGATGGGCATAGCAAACAAGATTCTAATGATGGGATTGCAGCACTAGAATCCGAACATTCAGAACTCGATGGAAGTTCTGGAGATAGCTTCAGTCCTGATGAATCTGAAGAATGGGAACGAAAATATACTACTGAAGGTGCATACGACGAGGGCAGAAAATTATACAAACAAGGTGAGATTGAATCTGCCATTGAAGTTATGTATAAAGCTTATTCAGCAGATAATACCGACCCCAAGCTTAATAAATTATTGAGCTTACTTACATTCAAAGGTCGTGATTATGATAAAGCTGTAGATGTTCTTGATGTTTATCTCAAGCAAGATCCTGATGCAGGTGAGTTTTGGTACTATTTGTCCGTTGCTCAGAAAAAGTTGGGTGATTACCAGAGAGCTCTAGATGCTGGAATGAAATCTTATAGTTTTCAACAGGATTTTTTGTCCAATCTCATCAATATTGCCGACCTCAATCGATTGCTCGGTAATATGGATGAATCTAGAGATTTTGCTAAGAAAGCAGAATCCATTGAGCCTGATAACAAAAATGTAAAAAAACTGTTTCAACTTATAGAGAAAAATGTCTAA
- a CDS encoding DUF2147 domain-containing protein produces MKLIRYAILGISFLVITATSQAQDADPILGKYIPPEKDSVIEIFKCGDKICGRTFCIKDNAYPADSKHGTPGTPYLDHNNPDPKLKTRPNLGMQFLSGFKAESGGKYADGKVYNPRDGKTYCAKMELQGNKLELRGHLCISSWLGKTNVWNRMSGLNLNDKAWDCMK; encoded by the coding sequence ATGAAATTGATCAGATATGCAATTCTCGGAATATCGTTTCTCGTAATTACCGCAACGAGCCAAGCGCAAGATGCGGACCCGATTCTAGGTAAATACATTCCTCCAGAAAAAGATTCCGTTATCGAAATCTTCAAATGTGGTGATAAAATATGTGGAAGAACTTTTTGTATCAAAGACAATGCATATCCTGCGGATTCCAAGCATGGAACACCAGGAACACCATATCTGGATCACAACAATCCTGATCCAAAACTCAAAACTCGCCCTAACCTAGGCATGCAATTCTTGAGTGGATTCAAAGCTGAGAGCGGAGGCAAATATGCAGACGGTAAAGTTTACAATCCAAGAGATGGTAAAACTTACTGTGCAAAAATGGAACTTCAAGGCAACAAATTGGAACTTAGAGGACATCTTTGTATCTCGTCTTGGCTTGGTAAAACCAACGTATGGAATAGAATGTCTGGCTTGAATCTCAATGATAAAGCTTGGGATTGTATGAAATAA